A single window of Doryrhamphus excisus isolate RoL2022-K1 chromosome 5, RoL_Dexc_1.0, whole genome shotgun sequence DNA harbors:
- the tax1bp3 gene encoding tax1-binding protein 3 translates to MSFVPGQPVTAVVEKIEIQKLRQGPNLILGFSIGGGIDQDPVQNPFSEDKCDKGIYVTRITPKGPADVAGLRMGDKIMQVNGWDMTMVTHDRARKRLTKKKEDVVRLLVTRKSLQDAVSKSKGQYHADDDKEENSTTSQWKEQQHRPPYGEDKASY, encoded by the exons ATGTCCTTTGTCCCCGGACAGCCGGTGACTGCTGTTGTG GAAAAAATTGAGATCCAAAAGTTGCGTCAAGGACCAAACCTGATTCTGGGGTTCAGCATCGGAGGAGGGATCGACCAGGATCCCGTTCAGAACCCGTTCTCTGAGGACAAGTGTGACAAA GGCATCTATGTGACCAGAATCACACCCAAAGGCCCAGCGGATGTGGCCGGCCTGAGGATGGGTGATAAAATCATGCAG GTCAACGGCTGGGACATGACCATGGTGACCCACGACCGGGCTCGCAAGAGGCTgacaaagaagaaagaagatGTGGTGCGCCTGCTGGTCACCAGGAAATCCCTGCAGGATGCCGTCAGCAAGTCAAAGGGTCAATACCACGCTGACGACGACAAGGAAGAAAACAGCACCACATCACAGTGGAAGGAGCAACAACACCGCCCCCCCTATGGAGAGGACAAGGCTTCTTATTGA